One part of the Truepera radiovictrix DSM 17093 genome encodes these proteins:
- the iolB gene encoding 5-deoxy-glucuronate isomerase — protein sequence MEHLIHAQNAPVQTDITPERAGWRMLGFRVHTLSKGEAFATPRDGNERCLVFLGGDAEVAVGGDVWRLEGRRSVFAGLPYSVYLPPGERCEVRARSRVEVAVGAAPADGKLPPRLITPGDVTVEMRGGHNVTRQISHILDPGDAEHLLCVEVYTPSGNWSSYPPHKHDVQNPPEEVDLEEVYYYRLHPEDGWAVQRLYTDDRSLDERLLVGHGDTVLVRCGYHPVVTTPGYDLYYLNFLAGETPSWAAKDEPNLAWVRDAWEGAPDRMRLPLQGTGR from the coding sequence ATGGAACACCTCATTCACGCACAAAACGCCCCCGTGCAGACCGACATCACCCCCGAGCGGGCGGGGTGGCGCATGCTGGGGTTTCGGGTTCACACGCTCTCAAAGGGCGAAGCTTTCGCGACGCCACGCGACGGCAACGAGCGCTGCTTGGTCTTTTTGGGGGGCGACGCTGAGGTCGCGGTCGGCGGCGACGTGTGGCGCCTCGAGGGGCGCCGGAGCGTCTTCGCGGGGCTCCCCTACAGCGTCTATCTGCCCCCGGGGGAGCGCTGCGAGGTCCGCGCACGGAGCCGGGTAGAGGTGGCCGTCGGCGCCGCTCCGGCCGACGGCAAGCTGCCCCCCCGCCTCATCACCCCGGGCGACGTCACGGTCGAGATGCGGGGGGGCCACAACGTCACCCGGCAGATCTCGCACATCCTGGACCCCGGCGACGCCGAGCACCTCCTCTGCGTCGAGGTCTACACCCCGTCGGGGAACTGGTCGAGCTACCCGCCGCACAAACACGACGTGCAAAACCCCCCCGAGGAGGTCGACCTAGAGGAGGTGTACTACTACCGCCTGCACCCCGAGGACGGCTGGGCGGTGCAGCGCCTCTACACGGACGACCGCAGCTTAGACGAGCGGCTGCTGGTCGGTCACGGCGACACGGTGTTGGTGCGCTGCGGCTATCACCCCGTCGTGACAACGCCCGGCTACGACCTCTACTACCTCAACTTCCTAGCGGGTGAGACCCCCTCGTGGGCCGCCAAAGACGAACCCAATCTGGCCTGGGTGCGCGACGCCTGGGAGGGCGCCCCCGACCGGATGCGGCTGCCTTTGCAGGGGACGGGGCGTTAG
- a CDS encoding TIM barrel protein, with product MSLKLGNAPCSWGTIEGLTGEDERISYTRMLDELVEAGYAGTELGDYGFLPTDPAALRRELASRGLTMLGAYVDVALADPAALAEGTARATTVARLLASVADVGDPQWTPYLILADAHSRDPQRFRHAGRLVPEMALDKAQLRTFAANAEAVARSVKRETGLKTLFHHHCAGFIETPDEIDRFLSLTDPELIGLVFDTGHYLYGTGGCHPEAVTKALERLHKRVRYVHFKDVDASVAARARREGWDYKTAVGRGVFCELGRGCVDFGHVTGRLRSLGYEGWVTVEQDVLPGLGTPRESAERNRAFLRRFGL from the coding sequence ATGAGCCTCAAACTCGGCAACGCACCCTGCTCGTGGGGCACCATCGAGGGGCTCACTGGCGAGGACGAGCGCATCTCCTACACGAGGATGCTCGACGAGCTCGTAGAGGCGGGTTACGCGGGCACCGAACTCGGCGACTACGGCTTTTTGCCGACCGACCCCGCGGCGCTCCGGCGTGAACTGGCGTCTCGAGGCCTCACCATGCTGGGCGCCTATGTGGACGTCGCGCTCGCCGACCCGGCGGCGCTCGCGGAGGGTACGGCGCGGGCAACGACCGTTGCGCGGCTTCTAGCGAGCGTGGCCGATGTGGGCGACCCACAGTGGACGCCGTACCTCATCCTCGCCGACGCGCACAGCCGCGACCCGCAGCGCTTTCGCCATGCGGGCCGCCTCGTCCCCGAGATGGCGCTGGATAAGGCGCAGCTGCGAACCTTTGCCGCGAACGCCGAGGCGGTTGCGCGCTCAGTAAAGCGCGAGACGGGGCTCAAGACCCTCTTCCACCACCACTGCGCGGGTTTCATCGAGACCCCCGACGAGATCGACCGCTTTCTGTCGCTCACCGACCCCGAGCTCATTGGGTTGGTGTTCGACACCGGCCACTACCTCTACGGCACCGGCGGCTGCCACCCCGAGGCGGTCACAAAAGCCCTGGAGCGCCTGCACAAACGGGTTCGCTACGTGCACTTCAAAGATGTAGACGCGAGCGTCGCGGCGCGGGCGCGGCGGGAGGGGTGGGACTACAAGACCGCCGTCGGTAGGGGCGTGTTCTGTGAACTCGGCCGGGGCTGCGTGGACTTCGGCCACGTCACGGGCCGCTTGCGCTCGCTCGGTTACGAGGGGTGGGTCACCGTCGAGCAGGACGTGCTGCCGGGGCTCGGCACCCCTAGAGAGAGCGCCGAACGCAACCGCGCCTTTTTGCGGCGGTTCGGCTTGTGA
- a CDS encoding DUF2513 domain-containing protein produces MDLARQIMLEIKNAPCTVSWVDIHLEGRTERDISYHVMQLAKAGLVEAEGTTETGSDVDWKANDLTWQGHDFLEAAEDDTIWQKAKKHVQEKGEALTFDVLKAVLTHLTRQAVGL; encoded by the coding sequence ATGGACTTGGCAAGGCAGATTATGCTCGAGATTAAGAATGCGCCTTGCACCGTATCTTGGGTAGACATCCATCTCGAAGGGCGCACCGAGCGAGACATTAGTTATCACGTTATGCAGCTTGCCAAAGCCGGTCTTGTAGAAGCCGAAGGCACTACAGAAACGGGCTCTGATGTCGATTGGAAAGCCAACGACCTTACTTGGCAAGGGCACGACTTTCTAGAAGCAGCAGAGGATGACACCATTTGGCAAAAGGCTAAAAAACACGTTCAGGAAAAAGGAGAAGCGCTGACGTTCGACGTCCTCAAAGCAGTGTTGACGCACCTCACCCGTCAGGCGGTGGGGCTATGA
- the iolG gene encoding inositol 2-dehydrogenase, producing MTLGFGVIGAGRIGALHARHLAGAVDGARLVAVMDANPEAAGRSAFSGAAAVTSVEALLRHPGVEAVVIASPTDLHAEQIRLAAAAGKAIFCEKPVALGLRETQEALRAVSAAGVPFQIGFNRRFDPGYAEVARAVHALELGRPEMFRSQSSDPAPPPRAYAAVSGGLYLDSAIHDLDTARFIMGEVTRVTALGRVLVADYLGDYGDVDTSIVTLEFASGALGVVQNSRRTVHGYDLRVEVHGERGKLVTEVERATPVWRYGESGVRGDYIHYFLERFRDAYRLELQAFVDAVREGRAPTPGAEDAVAALKLALAATLSLREGRPVEVAEICS from the coding sequence GTGACGCTCGGCTTCGGCGTCATCGGCGCGGGCCGCATCGGCGCGCTGCACGCGCGGCACCTCGCGGGGGCGGTCGACGGTGCGCGCTTGGTCGCGGTGATGGACGCGAACCCCGAGGCGGCGGGGCGCTCGGCGTTCTCCGGCGCGGCCGCCGTGACGAGCGTCGAGGCGCTTTTGCGGCACCCCGGCGTGGAGGCGGTCGTCATCGCCTCGCCGACCGACCTGCACGCCGAGCAGATCCGGCTCGCGGCGGCGGCCGGCAAGGCCATCTTCTGCGAAAAACCCGTGGCGCTCGGCCTGCGGGAGACGCAGGAGGCCCTGCGGGCCGTTTCGGCGGCGGGCGTCCCCTTCCAGATCGGTTTCAACCGCCGCTTCGACCCCGGTTACGCCGAAGTGGCGCGCGCCGTGCACGCGCTCGAGCTCGGACGACCCGAGATGTTCCGCTCGCAGTCCTCCGACCCAGCCCCCCCACCCAGGGCGTACGCCGCCGTCTCCGGCGGCCTCTACCTCGACTCGGCGATCCACGACCTCGACACCGCCCGCTTCATCATGGGCGAGGTGACGCGCGTCACAGCCTTGGGGCGCGTCCTGGTGGCCGACTACCTCGGAGACTACGGCGACGTGGACACGAGCATCGTCACGCTCGAGTTCGCGAGCGGCGCGCTCGGCGTGGTGCAGAACTCGCGGCGCACCGTCCACGGCTACGACCTCCGCGTCGAAGTCCACGGGGAGCGAGGCAAACTCGTGACCGAGGTCGAACGCGCGACCCCCGTCTGGCGCTACGGCGAGAGTGGCGTGCGGGGCGACTACATCCACTACTTTTTGGAGCGCTTCCGCGACGCCTACCGCCTCGAGCTGCAGGCGTTCGTGGACGCCGTGCGCGAGGGGCGCGCGCCGACGCCGGGGGCAGAGGACGCCGTCGCCGCGCTCAAGCTCGCGCTCGCGGCCACCCTAAGCCTGCGCGAGGGGCGACCGGTCGAGGTCGCGGAGATCTGCTCGTGA
- the iolD gene encoding 3D-(3,5/4)-trihydroxycyclohexane-1,2-dione acylhydrolase (decyclizing), with amino-acid sequence MRLTVAQALVRFLSAQYTERDGAEQRLIAGMWGIFGHGNVSGLGQALQELGPEVMPFYRPQNEQGGVHVAAAFARHKSRLATFACTASVGPGSTNMLTGAALATINRLPVLLLPSDHFANRLPDPVLQGLEHPTEHDLSVNDCFRPVSRFYTRVSRPEQLLSALPEAMRVLTDPAETGAVTLSLPEDVQTEAFSWPAVMFEKRVWRVRRPPVEPELVARAAELLRGAERPFIVMGGGVKYSGASDALAAFAERFGIPVGETQAGKGGIPWNHPLNVGAVGATGGSAANALAAEADVVLAVGTRLADFTTGSKTTFHPEATFLGLNVAPMDAHKLFALPLIGDAKRGLEALAAALEPHCGDGAYRARAEKLKRDWDATVDRLLEVGDPENLAQGAVLGMVNAVMGGDATVICAAGSMPGDLHKLWRPTDPRAYHVEYGYSCMGYEIPAGLGVKLAEPARPVVVLIGDGSYLMMNSEIVTAVAEGLDLTVVVVDNHGYGSIHGLQRSTGTPHFGLELRHRDARGLLDGPYVRVDYRAHAEAMGARAVFAKTADAFRRALAEAKERRGVNVVVVEVDPEKRVGGYAFGGWWDVPIAEVSVQESVREKRAQYEADKAKQVVFKRGAR; translated from the coding sequence GTGCGCCTGACCGTCGCCCAAGCCCTCGTCAGGTTCCTGAGCGCTCAGTACACCGAACGCGACGGCGCCGAGCAGCGCCTCATCGCTGGGATGTGGGGCATCTTCGGGCACGGCAACGTCTCGGGGCTCGGCCAAGCGCTCCAAGAACTTGGCCCCGAGGTCATGCCCTTCTACCGCCCGCAGAACGAGCAGGGAGGGGTACACGTGGCCGCCGCCTTCGCGCGGCACAAAAGCCGCCTCGCCACGTTCGCCTGCACCGCCTCGGTCGGGCCCGGCAGCACGAACATGCTCACCGGCGCGGCCCTGGCGACCATCAACCGGCTGCCGGTGCTGCTCTTGCCCTCAGACCACTTCGCCAACCGGCTCCCCGACCCCGTGCTGCAGGGACTCGAGCACCCCACGGAGCACGACCTGTCGGTCAACGACTGCTTCCGCCCCGTGTCGCGCTTTTACACCCGCGTGTCGCGCCCCGAGCAGCTCCTAAGCGCGCTGCCCGAAGCCATGCGCGTGCTCACCGACCCCGCCGAGACGGGCGCGGTGACGCTGTCGCTGCCCGAGGACGTGCAGACCGAAGCCTTCAGTTGGCCCGCGGTGATGTTCGAAAAGCGGGTGTGGCGCGTCCGGCGGCCCCCCGTCGAACCCGAACTCGTCGCGCGGGCCGCCGAGCTGCTCCGCGGCGCCGAGCGCCCCTTTATCGTCATGGGCGGCGGCGTCAAGTATAGCGGCGCCTCGGACGCCCTGGCTGCCTTTGCCGAGCGCTTCGGCATCCCCGTGGGCGAGACGCAGGCGGGCAAAGGGGGCATCCCCTGGAACCACCCCCTCAACGTCGGGGCAGTCGGGGCGACGGGGGGGAGCGCGGCGAACGCGCTCGCGGCCGAAGCCGACGTCGTGCTCGCCGTCGGTACGCGCCTGGCCGACTTCACCACCGGCAGCAAGACGACTTTTCACCCCGAGGCGACCTTTCTCGGCCTCAACGTCGCCCCCATGGACGCGCACAAGCTCTTCGCGCTGCCCTTGATTGGGGACGCGAAACGGGGGTTGGAAGCGCTCGCGGCGGCGCTCGAGCCCCACTGCGGCGACGGCGCCTACCGCGCGCGCGCCGAAAAGCTCAAACGCGACTGGGACGCCACCGTCGACCGCCTGCTCGAGGTGGGTGACCCCGAAAACCTCGCCCAGGGCGCCGTTTTGGGCATGGTGAACGCGGTCATGGGCGGGGACGCCACGGTGATCTGCGCCGCCGGCAGCATGCCCGGCGACCTGCACAAGCTCTGGCGCCCCACCGACCCGCGCGCCTACCACGTCGAGTACGGCTACTCGTGTATGGGTTACGAGATCCCGGCGGGGCTGGGCGTCAAGCTCGCCGAACCGGCGCGGCCGGTCGTCGTGCTGATCGGCGACGGCTCGTACCTGATGATGAATAGCGAGATCGTTACGGCGGTCGCCGAGGGTCTGGACCTCACCGTCGTCGTGGTCGACAACCACGGCTACGGGAGCATCCACGGGCTCCAGCGCAGCACGGGCACGCCGCACTTCGGGCTCGAGCTGCGCCACCGGGACGCGCGCGGGCTCTTAGACGGCCCCTACGTTCGCGTCGACTACCGCGCCCACGCCGAGGCGATGGGGGCGCGCGCGGTCTTCGCGAAGACCGCGGACGCCTTCCGGCGCGCCCTCGCGGAGGCCAAAGAGCGGCGCGGCGTCAACGTCGTCGTCGTAGAGGTCGACCCCGAGAAGCGCGTCGGCGGCTACGCCTTCGGCGGTTGGTGGGACGTGCCCATCGCTGAGGTCTCCGTGCAGGAAAGCGTGCGCGAAAAGCGCGCCCAGTACGAGGCGGACAAGGCCAAGCAGGTCGTCTTCAAACGGGGGGCGCGGTGA
- the iolG gene encoding inositol 2-dehydrogenase yields MPSTRLHVALIGAGRMAQTHAAVLATLPGVRVRAVCDPREAAARALAEPLGAAAVTEAARVFDDPHVDAVLITTPTPTHAALVTRAAEAGKHVFVEKPVAATLEEAERVVAAVARAGVACQVGFQRRFDPAYVEAKRLVDAGELGALEGFRGVSRDPAPPPLAFLRSSGGLMVDLGIHDLDTARFFVGEVREVYAVGSVQVEPRLKEYGLFDTAVATLRFDNGALGTLELGLRTAYGYDVRAEILGERGRLHLEMDSRLHLRRYDAAGGSFVRPRGFEERFFDAYRGELLTFFACLRAGQPVSPDAADATKSLQLALAAQRSLETGSAVAVATFREGVAA; encoded by the coding sequence ATGCCCTCCACTAGGCTGCACGTCGCCCTCATCGGCGCGGGCCGCATGGCCCAGACGCACGCCGCGGTGCTCGCCACGCTCCCCGGGGTGCGCGTGCGCGCCGTGTGCGACCCCCGCGAGGCGGCGGCGCGCGCCCTCGCCGAGCCCCTCGGCGCAGCCGCCGTAACGGAGGCCGCGCGCGTGTTCGACGACCCGCACGTCGACGCCGTGCTCATCACCACCCCGACCCCTACCCACGCGGCCCTCGTGACGCGCGCCGCCGAAGCCGGCAAACACGTCTTCGTCGAGAAACCCGTCGCCGCCACCCTCGAGGAGGCCGAGCGGGTCGTGGCGGCCGTCGCGCGCGCGGGAGTGGCGTGCCAGGTCGGTTTTCAGCGCCGCTTCGACCCCGCCTACGTGGAGGCAAAGCGGCTCGTGGACGCGGGCGAGCTGGGCGCGCTCGAGGGCTTTCGCGGCGTCTCGCGCGACCCCGCACCGCCGCCGCTGGCGTTTTTGCGCTCGAGCGGCGGGTTGATGGTCGACCTTGGCATCCACGACCTCGACACCGCGCGCTTTTTCGTCGGCGAGGTGCGCGAGGTCTACGCGGTCGGCAGCGTGCAGGTCGAACCGAGGCTCAAAGAGTACGGGCTCTTCGACACCGCCGTCGCCACCTTGCGCTTTGACAATGGCGCTTTGGGCACGCTCGAGCTGGGGCTGCGCACCGCTTACGGCTACGACGTCCGGGCGGAAATCCTGGGCGAGCGGGGGCGGCTCCACCTGGAGATGGACAGCCGCCTCCACCTGCGGCGCTACGACGCCGCGGGGGGCTCGTTCGTCCGGCCACGGGGGTTTGAAGAGCGCTTTTTCGACGCCTACCGCGGGGAGCTGCTGACCTTTTTCGCGTGCCTTCGCGCCGGGCAGCCGGTGAGCCCCGACGCCGCCGACGCCACCAAGAGCCTCCAGCTCGCGCTCGCCGCGCAGCGCTCGCTCGAGACCGGCAGCGCAGTCGCGGTCGCCACCTTTCGCGAAGGAGTTGCAGCATGA
- a CDS encoding ATP-binding cassette domain-containing protein — protein sequence MSQPSTDRAAVTPPLIEVSGVSKFFGSVVALKDISMRVRAGEVMCLLGDNGAGKSTLIKILSGVHRPSEGTLKVEGRAVTFASPKDALDAGIATVHQHLAIQPLMSVARNFFMGREPTRGWGPFRRFDLAFAERTVREEMLKMGIDIRDPSQAVGTMSGGERQCVAIARAVYFGAKVLILDEPTSALGVKQAGVVLRYIAQAKARGLGVVFITHNVHHAYPVADAFTILKRGRSYGTFRKADVTREQVLEMMAGGQELDALEAELKEFARSDAHGSDMGVVALAAAVREERDALH from the coding sequence GTGTCGCAGCCCTCAACCGACCGCGCCGCCGTCACCCCCCCCCTCATCGAAGTGAGCGGCGTGAGCAAGTTTTTCGGCTCAGTGGTCGCCCTCAAAGACATCTCCATGCGCGTGCGCGCGGGCGAGGTCATGTGCTTACTCGGCGACAACGGCGCGGGCAAATCGACCCTCATCAAGATCCTCTCGGGGGTGCACCGGCCTAGCGAGGGGACGCTCAAGGTCGAGGGGCGCGCCGTCACCTTCGCCTCCCCCAAGGACGCCCTGGACGCCGGGATCGCCACCGTGCACCAGCACCTCGCCATTCAACCGCTCATGAGCGTGGCGCGAAACTTCTTCATGGGCCGCGAACCCACCAGGGGGTGGGGGCCCTTTCGCCGCTTCGACCTCGCTTTCGCCGAGAGGACGGTGCGCGAGGAGATGCTCAAAATGGGGATCGACATCCGCGACCCGTCGCAAGCGGTCGGCACCATGTCAGGGGGCGAGCGGCAGTGCGTCGCCATCGCGCGGGCGGTCTACTTCGGCGCCAAGGTGCTGATCCTCGACGAGCCGACCTCAGCGTTGGGGGTCAAACAGGCCGGGGTGGTGCTGCGCTACATCGCGCAGGCCAAGGCTCGAGGCTTGGGCGTGGTGTTTATCACCCACAACGTCCACCACGCCTACCCGGTTGCCGACGCCTTTACCATCCTCAAGCGCGGCAGAAGCTACGGCACGTTTCGCAAGGCGGACGTCACACGTGAGCAGGTCCTGGAGATGATGGCGGGCGGGCAGGAACTCGACGCCTTGGAGGCCGAGCTCAAGGAGTTCGCCCGGAGCGACGCGCATGGGAGCGACATGGGCGTGGTCGCGCTCGCGGCGGCGGTGCGCGAGGAGCGCGATGCCCTCCACTAG
- a CDS encoding ABC transporter permease, with translation MSVTTQAHDERVRRMSPWRKLLSRPELGAVAGAALVFTFFALVAGDSGFLSFRGVVSWLEVSAQLGILAVAAALLMIGGEFDLSIGSMIGAAGMVIAIPIALYGWPAWAAILLAFGAALLVGFLNGTIVNRTRLPSFIVTLALLFVLRGLTIGFTRLLTGRTQVSGLRAAAAGDPLAALFTGSPFGIPVSVFWWAALAALATWILLKTRFGNWIFGVGGDAEAARSTGVPVERVRILLFMGTATAATIFAALQVLSFGSADVTRGLQKEFEAIIAAVIGGCLLTGGYGSAIGAVFGALIFGMVQQGIFFTGVNTDWFQVFLGAMLLVAVMVNNVIRKRATEAR, from the coding sequence ATGAGCGTAACCACCCAGGCCCACGACGAACGCGTTCGCCGGATGAGCCCCTGGCGCAAACTTTTGAGCCGCCCCGAGCTCGGCGCCGTCGCGGGGGCGGCGCTCGTCTTCACCTTTTTCGCGCTCGTAGCGGGCGACTCCGGCTTCTTGAGTTTTCGCGGCGTGGTGAGCTGGCTCGAGGTCTCCGCCCAGCTCGGCATCCTGGCGGTCGCCGCCGCGCTCCTCATGATCGGCGGCGAGTTCGACCTCTCCATCGGCTCGATGATCGGCGCGGCGGGCATGGTCATCGCGATCCCCATCGCGCTCTACGGTTGGCCCGCCTGGGCGGCCATCCTGCTCGCTTTCGGCGCGGCGCTGCTGGTCGGCTTTCTTAACGGCACCATCGTCAACCGCACCCGCTTGCCCTCGTTTATCGTCACCTTGGCGCTGCTCTTTGTCCTGCGGGGGCTCACCATCGGTTTTACCCGCCTTCTCACCGGCCGCACCCAGGTCTCGGGGCTGCGCGCCGCCGCCGCGGGCGACCCTTTAGCGGCGCTCTTTACGGGTAGCCCCTTCGGTATCCCCGTCTCGGTCTTCTGGTGGGCCGCGCTCGCCGCGCTGGCGACCTGGATCCTGCTCAAAACCCGCTTCGGCAACTGGATCTTCGGCGTCGGCGGCGACGCCGAGGCGGCGCGCAGCACGGGCGTACCGGTCGAGCGGGTGCGCATCCTGCTCTTTATGGGGACCGCTACCGCCGCCACCATCTTCGCCGCCCTGCAGGTGCTGTCGTTTGGCTCCGCCGACGTCACGCGCGGTCTGCAAAAGGAGTTCGAGGCGATCATCGCCGCCGTCATCGGCGGCTGCCTCTTAACGGGCGGCTACGGTTCGGCCATCGGCGCGGTCTTTGGCGCGTTGATCTTCGGCATGGTGCAGCAGGGCATCTTCTTTACCGGCGTCAACACCGACTGGTTCCAGGTCTTTTTAGGCGCGATGCTCCTCGTCGCGGTGATGGTGAACAACGTGATCCGCAAACGCGCCACGGAAGCGAGGTGA
- a CDS encoding sugar ABC transporter substrate-binding protein: MKRFAAPLLLMGAALCAAQEAPAREDIRIVVVTHGTAADPFWSVASNGVQQAARDMGVSVEYRAPETFDMPRMSQLIDAAVASQPDGLVVSIPDAEALGDAIGRAVDAGIPVISMNSGSEVFEELGVLRHVGQTEYEAGFGAGERMAEAGVSAAICVNHEVGNVGLDERCDGFRDGLGEGASVEVLAVSADPVEVRNAVSAAFTQNPEIEGVLAVGPLGGEPTIEALRQGGQLGAVEVGIFDLSPTILQALVDEEISFAIDQQQYLQGYLPIVFLTTYIQYGMLPANPIILTGPGFVTPENAEQVIALSEQGIR, encoded by the coding sequence ATGAAGCGTTTCGCCGCCCCCCTCCTCCTCATGGGTGCCGCCCTCTGCGCCGCACAAGAGGCCCCCGCGCGCGAGGACATCCGCATCGTGGTGGTCACGCACGGCACCGCCGCCGACCCCTTCTGGTCGGTCGCCAGCAACGGCGTGCAGCAAGCCGCGCGGGACATGGGCGTGAGTGTCGAGTACCGCGCCCCCGAGACGTTCGACATGCCGCGGATGTCGCAGCTTATCGACGCTGCCGTAGCGTCGCAGCCCGACGGTCTGGTCGTCTCCATCCCCGACGCCGAAGCCCTGGGCGACGCCATCGGCCGCGCGGTCGACGCCGGTATCCCGGTCATCTCGATGAACTCGGGCAGCGAGGTGTTCGAGGAGCTCGGGGTGCTGCGCCACGTCGGGCAGACCGAGTACGAAGCGGGCTTCGGCGCGGGCGAGCGCATGGCCGAAGCGGGCGTGAGCGCGGCCATCTGCGTCAACCACGAGGTCGGTAACGTCGGGCTCGACGAGCGCTGCGACGGTTTTCGCGACGGTCTCGGCGAGGGCGCCTCGGTCGAGGTGCTCGCGGTGAGCGCCGACCCCGTCGAGGTGCGTAACGCGGTCTCGGCGGCGTTTACCCAAAACCCCGAGATCGAGGGGGTGCTCGCCGTCGGCCCCTTGGGCGGCGAACCGACCATCGAGGCGCTGCGCCAGGGCGGGCAGCTCGGCGCGGTCGAGGTGGGCATCTTCGACCTCTCCCCCACGATCCTGCAGGCGCTCGTCGACGAGGAGATAAGCTTCGCCATCGACCAGCAGCAGTACCTCCAGGGATACTTACCCATCGTCTTTTTGACGACCTACATCCAGTACGGCATGCTGCCCGCCAACCCCATCATCCTGACCGGCCCCGGTTTCGTGACGCCCGAGAACGCCGAGCAGGTCATCGCGCTGAGCGAGCAGGGGATCCGGTAG
- a CDS encoding DeoR/GlpR family DNA-binding transcription regulator gives MISAHPVGLTERQQAILERLERSGRVSVAELSRELGVSEVTTRKDLQELEERSLLKRVYGGAVAAHRSKYNLSLGDKVGHLALNKQRIAEAALALIHDGDTLILDAGSTTLALARLLPGRRRGLTIITNALPILAELSSAEGFELISLGGLVRSHSLAMIGPQTVANLRALHADRAFLGATGVTLRGGLSTPNLIEAETKAAMVAAAESCAALVDHSKVGSSSLAPFAPWEALDVFVTDAPLPRDLSEHLRACGVRVICAEPAGAL, from the coding sequence ATGATTAGCGCGCATCCGGTGGGGCTGACCGAGCGGCAGCAGGCGATTCTAGAGCGCCTCGAGCGCAGCGGGCGCGTGAGCGTTGCCGAGCTGTCGCGCGAGCTCGGGGTCTCCGAGGTCACGACGCGCAAAGACCTGCAGGAGCTCGAGGAGCGCAGCCTCTTAAAGCGCGTGTATGGCGGCGCGGTCGCCGCGCACCGCTCGAAGTACAACCTGTCACTGGGCGACAAGGTCGGGCACTTGGCGCTCAACAAGCAGCGTATCGCCGAGGCGGCCCTGGCGCTTATCCACGACGGTGACACCCTGATCCTGGACGCGGGTTCCACGACGCTCGCGCTCGCGCGGCTCCTGCCGGGGCGGCGGCGCGGTCTGACGATCATCACCAACGCGCTCCCCATCTTGGCCGAGCTCTCGTCGGCCGAGGGGTTCGAGCTCATCTCGCTGGGCGGGCTCGTGAGGTCGCACTCGCTCGCTATGATCGGCCCGCAGACGGTCGCTAACTTGCGCGCGCTGCACGCCGATAGGGCGTTTTTGGGGGCGACCGGGGTGACGCTGCGCGGCGGGCTGTCGACCCCCAACCTCATCGAAGCGGAGACGAAAGCGGCGATGGTCGCGGCCGCCGAGAGCTGCGCCGCGCTCGTCGACCACTCCAAAGTAGGGAGCTCGAGCCTCGCCCCCTTCGCCCCCTGGGAGGCGCTCGACGTTTTCGTCACCGACGCCCCCTTGCCGCGGGACTTGAGCGAGCACCTAAGAGCTTGTGGCGTGCGCGTGATCTGCGCGGAGCCCGCTGGAGCCCTCTAA
- a CDS encoding DUF2243 domain-containing protein, whose protein sequence is MTTKRAVGVFSEAAQGAVDAKTHKRANRRVFWLAFWTGFGLMGALDAIAFHHLLRWHNFYIHAGADWRAISDGLLHVMTTALLFLGVVLLWRNRHFVVQARATGLALAAGFWLGMGVFQFIDGTLFHKVLRFHPVREGVENILPYDLAWIGSALLLMLIGGVLWGRVREHEKRF, encoded by the coding sequence ATGACGACGAAGCGAGCCGTTGGGGTCTTTTCCGAAGCTGCGCAGGGCGCCGTAGACGCAAAGACGCACAAGCGCGCCAACCGGCGCGTCTTCTGGCTCGCCTTCTGGACCGGTTTCGGGTTGATGGGGGCACTTGACGCCATCGCCTTTCACCACCTTCTGCGCTGGCACAACTTCTATATTCACGCCGGCGCCGACTGGCGCGCGATCAGCGACGGGCTGTTGCACGTGATGACGACCGCGCTCCTGTTTCTCGGCGTCGTGCTGCTCTGGCGTAACCGCCACTTCGTCGTGCAGGCGCGGGCGACGGGGCTCGCGCTCGCGGCGGGGTTCTGGCTCGGCATGGGGGTGTTCCAGTTCATCGACGGGACGCTCTTTCACAAGGTGTTGCGTTTTCACCCGGTGCGCGAGGGGGTCGAGAACATCTTGCCCTATGACCTCGCCTGGATCGGTTCGGCGCTCCTCTTGATGCTCATCGGGGGCGTGCTGTGGGGGCGCGTCAGGGAGCACGAAAAGCGGTTCTGA